Part of the Burkholderia sp. FERM BP-3421 genome, GCATCCCCCGCCCGGGTCAGGATTCTCACGATCAGCGCGGGCACGAACGCATAGGAGGCCGCGCCCCACAGAAACACGTACGCGACCACCGCCCACTTCACCGTATAGACGAGATGCACCGAACCCATGAGGACCACGAGGCATATCAGGCTGACGAACGCCGTATGCAGCGGCCATTTGTCCGAATATTTGGCGCCCACCACGTTCCCCAGGCTCAGGCCCGCGCCGAAGACCAGCAGGATCCACGTCACGCTGGACGGCGAGAACCGCGAGATGTCCTCCAGGATCGGCGCGATGTAGGTGAAGCCCACGAAGGTGCTGCCGAAGCCGACGATCATCGCCGCATAGGAGATGATCATCTTGTAGTCCTTGAAAACCGCCATCTCCTTCGCGACCGAGGTCACGTGCAGGTTCACGTCATCGGGCAAGGTCTTCCACAGCGCCAGCATCGAGATCGCGCCCCACGCCGCGATCGCCCAGAACGGCGCATGCCAGTCCGAGAAGAAGTTGCCGAGGAACGTCCCCAGCGGCACCCCCACCACGTTGGCGAGCGTGATGCCGGACAGCATCACGCCCACCGCCTGCGCCCGGCGGCTTTCATCGACCAGATGCGCCGACACCACCACGCCGATCCCCATCGACACGCCATGCACCGCCGCCGCGATGCTGCGCGAGATCAGCAGCACCTCGTAGCTGTCGGACAGCGCGGAGACGACGTGCGCCACGACGAAGATCAGCAGCAGCAGCAACAGCAGGTTCTTCTTCGAGAAACGCAGCGTCAGC contains:
- a CDS encoding MFS transporter, yielding MEISTGIKRERSDASSLALIAMAMTSFGVGTTETIVTGLLPSIARDLSVSLSSAGFLVSAYAWVVAISAPTLTALTLRFSKKNLLLLLLLIFVVAHVVSALSDSYEVLLISRSIAAAVHGVSMGIGVVVSAHLVDESRRAQAVGVMLSGITLANVVGVPLGTFLGNFFSDWHAPFWAIAAWGAISMLALWKTLPDDVNLHVTSVAKEMAVFKDYKMIISYAAMIVGFGSTFVGFTYIAPILEDISRFSPSSVTWILLVFGAGLSLGNVVGAKYSDKWPLHTAFVSLICLVVLMGSVHLVYTVKWAVVAYVFLWGAASYAFVPALIVRILTRAGDAPNLASAMNVSAFNAGIGGGALIGSLVVKSGAHGVALTPAAGALVAAVAIVLLYGSVKAGRD